A genomic stretch from Eptesicus fuscus isolate TK198812 chromosome 15, DD_ASM_mEF_20220401, whole genome shotgun sequence includes:
- the FOXB2 gene encoding LOW QUALITY PROTEIN: forkhead box protein B2 (The sequence of the model RefSeq protein was modified relative to this genomic sequence to represent the inferred CDS: inserted 1 base in 1 codon), giving the protein MPRPGKSSYSDQKPPYSYISLTAMAIQHSAEKMLPLSDIYKFIMERFPYYREHTQRWQNSLRHNLSFNDCFIKIPRRPDQPGKGSFWALHPDCGDMFENGSFLRRRKRFKVLRADHTHLHAGSTKGAPGAGPGGHLHPHHSHHPHHHHHHHHHHHAAAHHHHHHHPPQPPPXPPPPPHMVHYFHQQPPAPQPPPHLPSQPPQQPSQQSQPQQPSHPGKMQEAAAVAAAAAGAAAAAVGSVGRLSQFPPYGLGSAAAAAAAAAASTSGFKHPFAIENIIGRDYKGVLQAGGLPLASVMHHLGYPVPGQLGNVVSSVWPHVGVMDSVAAAAAAAAAAGVPVGPEYGAFGVPVKALCHSASQSLPAVPVPIKPTPALPPVAALPPALTVPAAAQQAPAPATVCPAASASASASPAASLLEPTAAGAAEGKGGSLHSVLVHS; this is encoded by the exons ATGCCTCGGCCGGGGAAGAGTTCGTACAGCGACCAAAAGCCGCCCTACTCGTACATCTCGCTGACCGCCATGGCCATCCAACACTCGGCCGAAAAGATGCTGCCTCTGAGCGACATCTACAAGTTCATCATGGAGCGCTTCCCCTACTACCGGGAGCACACGCAGCGCTGGCAGAACAGCCTGCGCCACAACCTCTCCTTCAACGACTGCTTCATCAAGATCCCGCGGCGGCCCGACCAGCCCGGCAAGGGCAGTTTCTGGGCGCTGCACCCCGACTGCGGCGACATGTTCGAGAACGGCAGCTTCCTGCGGCGCCGCAAGCGCTTCAAGGTGCTGCGCGCGGACCACACGCACCTGCACGCGGGAAGCACCAAGGGCGCGCCGGGCGCCGGGCCCGGAGGGCACCTGCACCCCCATCACTCCCACCAcccgcaccaccaccaccaccaccaccaccaccaccacgctgccgcccaccatcaccaccaccaccacccgccccagccgccgc cccccccgcccccgccgcacaTGGTGCATTATTTCCACCAGCAGCCCCCGGCCCCGCAGCCGCCGCCTCACCTCCCGTCGCAGCCGCCGCAGCAGCCGTCCCAGCAGTCCCAGCCTCAGCAGCCGTCGCACCCGGGCAAGATGCAGGAGGCGGCGGccgtggcggcggcggccgcgggggcggcggcggcggccgtggGGAGCGTGGGGCGCCTGTCGCAGTTCCCGCCCTACGGGCTGGGCtcggccgcggccgccgccgccgccgccgccgcgtccACGTCGGGCTTCAAGCACCCGTTCGCCATCGAGAACATCATCGGCCGGGACTACAAGGGCGTGCTGCAGGCCGgcgggctgccgctggcctcggTCATGCACCACCTGGGGTATCCCGTGCCAGGCCAGCTCGGCAACGTCGTCAGCTCCGTGTGGCCGCACGTCGGGGTCATGGATTCGGTGGCcgcggccgccgcggccgccgcagCCGCGGGAGTGCCCGTAGGCCCGGAGTACGGGGCCTTCGGGGTGCCGGTCAAGGCCCTGTGCCACTCGGCTAGCCAGAGCCTGCCTGCGGTGCCGGTGCCCATAAAGCCCACCCCGGCGCTGCCGCCCGTAGCGGCGCTGCCGCCCGCGCTCACTGTCCCCGCGGCCGCCCAGCAGGCGCCGGCACCGGCCACCGTGTGCCcggcggcctcggcctcggcctcggcctcgccCGCCGCCTCACTGCTGGAGCCCACCGCCGCGGGTGCGGCCGAGGGCAAGGGTGGCTCCCTGCACTCGGTGCTGGTGCACTCCTAA